One genomic region from Penaeus monodon isolate SGIC_2016 chromosome 24, NSTDA_Pmon_1, whole genome shotgun sequence encodes:
- the LOC119588962 gene encoding leucine-rich repeat extensin-like protein 1: protein MYCLTPGYAVEVPGIARPAVALTPPWPKVGNPPPPREVFPAAPDSVNPPTTASHLHHNPSQRLSSAPYPTHCTPIRCECTVIRILNHHNDLHHIFYINNPFTVSFTLYLHIPIYTILITLQLPYPFTRTIPAPAPYPPPTPYPHYTRTISIPYPPPTPYPHYTRTIPAPYPHPMHADLWVEARREC from the exons ATGTACTGTCTCACCCCTGGCTATGCAGTCGAAGTCCCCGGCATAGCAA GGCCCGCGGTCGCCCTTACGCCCCCCTGGCCGAAGGTCGGGAATCCTCCGCCACCCCGAGAGGTGTTCCCGGCCGCCCCAGACTCCGTAAATCCACCAACAAC CGCCTCTCATCTGCACCATAATCCATCGCAGCGCCTCTCATCTGCACCATATCCGACTCACTGTACCCCTATCCGCTGCGAGTGCACTGTAATCCGTATTCTTAACCACCATAACGACCTACACCATATCTTCTACATAAACAACCCCTTCACCGTCTCTTTTACACTATATCTTCATATTCCCATCTACACCATACTAATTACTCTACAGCTACCCTATCCCTTCACCCGCACCATACCCGCACCCGCACCataccctccacccaccccataCCCGCACTATACCCGCACCATATCCATCCCataccctccacccaccccataCCCGCACTATACCCGCACTATACCCGCACCATACCCACACCCAATGCACGCCGACCTCTGG GTGGAGGCTCGGCGAGAATGTTAA
- the LOC119588963 gene encoding proline-rich receptor-like protein kinase PERK2: protein PAHPHPHLPPLQSLHSTLPPLHLPPLHLPSPPFYPLLHPPHTATLHAPLHLAAPPLSPAPPSPHLHLPSPYSSRMHPHYPTLPSPVACSLYPHASTLCASRIFLPIPLNTSTPPTSRIHTARLCTHPHPHRPLPHPHPLAPTPARLFLVPHTSASTLTTLTPTPALVLPRPQRILSMVTLSKDISEVDMLPEDMIEANLSTEDMTEHGHVIRKTLSEVDM, encoded by the exons ccaccttccccccctccaatctcttcactctaccctccctcccctccaccttcctcccctccaccttccctcccctcca TTCTACCCGCTACTGCACCCGCCCCACACCGCCACCCTTCACGCCCCTCTCCACCTGGCcgcccctccactctcccctgctcctccctccccccacctccacctgcCCTCCCC ATATTCCTCCCGCATGCATCCACACTATCCAACTCTTCCTTCGCCTGTTGCTTGTTCCTTGTACCCGCACGCATCCACGCTATGCGCCTCCCGTATATTTCTTCCTATACCACTTAACACATCCACACCACCCACTTCT CGCATCCACACCGCCCGCCTCTGTACTCACCCGCACCCACACCGCCCGCTTCCACACCCACACCCGCTCGCACCCACACCCGCCCGCCTCTTCCTTGTCCCTCACACCAGCGCAtccacactcaccacactcacgcccacaccaGCTTTGGTCCTCCCCCGCCCACAGCGCATCCTG AGCATGGTCACGTTATCGAAAGACATATCAGAAGTGGACATGTTACCCGAAGACATGATAGAGGCGAACCTGTCAACGGAAGACATGACAGAGCATGGGCATGTCATTCGCAAGACTTTATCAGAGGTAGACATGTGA